Below is a genomic region from Gemmatimonas sp..
ATCGCCCGCAGCATGGCGTCCGATTCCGGTCGCATCACGAGATCCACATCGATGGTCGTCGTGCGCCATCCCACGAGGACCGCACTGGTGCCGCCGACCAGGAACACCTCCACATCGGTGGTCGCGTGTCGTGCCAGCGCCGTCATGAACGCGCCGATGCGCTCGCGGTCCGCTACCTCGCGCATTGCGCCGCGTGGCGAAAACTGGTGACCCGTCGCAGCAGTGCGTTGTACTGGCTGTGCGCTGCCGCCCCGTCGCGCGCCGCCAGCAGCGCGTACAGCTGCAGCTCGGCGTTGGCGATTGGATGGTGGACGGGGAGCCCTACGTTACGCAATCCCGGCGCAGCAATCGAGACCAGGAGAGACTCGATGCTCACGACCCCCGCCGTCAGGTCAGCGAGACCCCTCTCGACGAGCTCAGCTCCGGGCAGGTGGGCGGCGATCATGAAGGAATCGTACCGTCGAGCAGGCCGTCCGCATAGAGGCGGCGTGGAGCGGTACGAAGCCACTCGACGCGACCGGTCTGGATGCCGGGCGGCGTTGCAGATTACCCAATCCGGCTCGCCGAGGATGACAACCGGTCGACAACGGGATCTCAAAATGGGTATATGGACCGATTTCTTATCATGTTTGCCCGTGGAACGTCTCGTTCGCGAGTGAATTGCGACAGCCGGCGTTCGCAGCGCGCGAGGGATGGGATAGCACCGATGCGCGTGCGAGGGCGCGCGCACTGCTCGCGATGAGCGTGACGGAGTTTCGGCAGCAGTTCAAGGGCTCGCCGATGAAGCGCGCGAACCGCCGCGGGCTCACGCGCAGTGCCGCGGTGCTCGGCAACGTCGGCACGCGTGACGACGTTCCGGCGCTCGAGGCCGCGCTCGCACACGACGAGCCCCTCGTGCGTGAGCATGCGGCGTGGGCGATTGCGCGGATCAAGCGACGTCCGGCGGACCTGGCCCCTCGCTGGACATGAGGGGATCGGCCGAGAGCGTGTGGGTCGCACTGGAGATCGAAGCGACTTTGCGCCGCGCCGCCGGCTGACGATCATGGCATCTTGTTCCCACCATACCGCACTCGTAGGTTCGCGCTTGGCTCGCCTCCTGCGCCATTCACCCCTTCTCGGAGGTCAGGTGCGCGCTGCGCTGCCACTGCTCGCCACTTTTATCCTCGCGAACGCGTGTTCACCGACGGTTGACGCGAGCGGTCACTCACGCTCTGGGGACACCGCTCTCGTCATCCGCAGCGTCACGGTCGTCGACGTGGAGCGTGGTGCGCTGCTCCGCGACCGCACGGTGCTCGTGCACGGCAGGCAGATCGTATCCGTGGACTCCGGCGCATCCACGATTCCCGTTGGCGCGACCGTGGTCGATGGCACCGGGAAGTACGTGATTCCCGGCCTCTGGGACATGCATGTCCACGCCGCGCGTGCGGGACGCGCGCCCCGCTTCTGGCCGCTCTTCTTGGCGCACGGCGTCACCGGTGTGCGCGAGACGGGCAGCTACCTCGACAGCCTGCTGCACTGGCGCCGGGTCGCGCGTGAGAACCCGCGCGCATCGCCCCGGGTGATCTGGTCGAGCCCGATGCTCGATGGAGATCCTCCCCTGTACGAACATGCGCTCGTGATTGCTACTCCATCGCAGGCGCGCGCGGTGGTTGCGAGAATGGACTCGCTCGACTTCGACTATCTCAAGGTCTACAGCGGCTTGTCGCGGGAGAGCTTCCTCGCGCTCGCGGACGAGGCGCAGCGTCGCGGCGTGCGTGTCGCCGGCGAGGTCCCCAACCCTGTCCCGCCGGCGGAGGCCGCGGAGGCGGGCATGCGCAGCTTCGAGCACCTGTGGAACCTGTTCGAGTGGTGCGTACCGGGCGCCGGCGAGTTGCGGGACTCGCTCGCCGCGCTAGACCGCCGCGACGCGCCCGACGCCGAGCGTCGCCCGCTGCGCGAGCGGCAGTGGTCGCGCTGGCTCGCCGGGTACGACGCCGCCTGCGCCGACACGCTGGCACTGCAGCTGCGGCGTGCCGGCACGTGGCAGACCCCCACGCTCGTTGTTAACCGTAGTTACTCCTTCCCCGACTCCACCTGGGGGAGCGACGTGGAGCGGGCCTCGGTGGCCGCCGACGTACTGGCCGGTTGGGACACCACCCGCGCCGCCTTGCTGGCCGAGTACGGTGTGCAGGGTCGGGCGGCGTGGCGCGCACGCTGGATGCACGAGCGGCGAATGCTGCAGCGCATGGTGGCCGCAGGCGTGGGTGTGCTCGCTGGCAGCGATGCGAGCGACGAGCCGTTCGTCTACGCTGGCAGCAGCCTACATGAGGAGCTGGTGCTGCTCGTGCAGGCTGGCCTCACGCCGCTGCAGGCGCTGCAAGCGGCCACAGTGAATCCCGCGCGCTTCCTGAACGCCACCGACTCCTTGGGCACGGTCGCGGCCGGGAGGCTGGCGGACCTCGTGCTGCTCGACGCCAACCCACTGGTCGACATTCGTCATACCTCGCGCATTCGCGGCGTGGTGCGGGACGGTCATTGGCTGGATCGCACGGCGCTCGACGGGCTCCTGATACAGGCACGGCGCACGCCCAACCCCGCTCCCTGAGCGCGCGCGCTCGACCCGCTCTCACCGAGTGGCGCGGCCACCGTGGCGGGAGCCCTCTGCACCTTCCTGAGCGACGCTCCGCGCGCCCGCGCGGAGCGGGATCGAAAAACGGTTATACCAACAGACCTCCCAGGATGTGAGTCC
It encodes:
- a CDS encoding amidohydrolase family protein; translated protein: MRAALPLLATFILANACSPTVDASGHSRSGDTALVIRSVTVVDVERGALLRDRTVLVHGRQIVSVDSGASTIPVGATVVDGTGKYVIPGLWDMHVHAARAGRAPRFWPLFLAHGVTGVRETGSYLDSLLHWRRVARENPRASPRVIWSSPMLDGDPPLYEHALVIATPSQARAVVARMDSLDFDYLKVYSGLSRESFLALADEAQRRGVRVAGEVPNPVPPAEAAEAGMRSFEHLWNLFEWCVPGAGELRDSLAALDRRDAPDAERRPLRERQWSRWLAGYDAACADTLALQLRRAGTWQTPTLVVNRSYSFPDSTWGSDVERASVAADVLAGWDTTRAALLAEYGVQGRAAWRARWMHERRMLQRMVAAGVGVLAGSDASDEPFVYAGSSLHEELVLLVQAGLTPLQALQAATVNPARFLNATDSLGTVAAGRLADLVLLDANPLVDIRHTSRIRGVVRDGHWLDRTALDGLLIQARRTPNPAP